In the genome of Rhodoferax fermentans, one region contains:
- a CDS encoding MerR family transcriptional regulator — MSQTYSISDLAKEFDLTTRAMRFYEDMGLLQPERTGPGGRNRIYSGRDRTRLKLTLRAKRLGLSLTDAKDIIDMYDSPRDTAAQLERFLQVLGQQQQLLEAQMTDIQANLDEIKVHQREAKTLLAKALRQPPTKPASSREPSPSTPQPTHSP, encoded by the coding sequence ATGTCACAGACTTACAGCATCAGCGACCTGGCCAAAGAGTTTGACCTCACCACACGGGCCATGCGTTTTTATGAAGACATGGGCCTGCTGCAGCCCGAGCGCACAGGCCCCGGCGGGCGCAACCGCATCTACAGCGGGCGTGACCGCACACGCCTCAAACTCACGCTGCGTGCCAAGCGGCTGGGCCTGTCCCTGACTGATGCCAAAGACATCATCGACATGTACGACAGCCCGCGCGACACCGCCGCGCAGCTGGAGCGGTTTCTGCAGGTGCTGGGCCAGCAGCAACAGCTGCTGGAGGCGCAGATGACAGACATCCAGGCCAATCTGGATGAGATCAAGGTGCACCAGCGTGAAGCCAAAACCCTGTTGGCTAAAGCCTTGCGCCAGCCCCCCACCAAGCCCGCCTCTTCCCGTGAACCCAGCCCCTCAACCCCTCAGCCCACCCACAGCCCATGA
- a CDS encoding M48 family metallopeptidase translates to MHPLLRFTLDLFEPNQPPAQVEKGPVAPKKAADFSHPQANREVSLGQTRVAYAFNRGQRRSIGFSVSVDGLAVRAPKWVTLRDVDAALQAKASWILRKLHDSRERQTRLADQHIVWQDGAELPFLGQTLTLRLDPEHRFGAAGAQLLTEDVAAAPDQAAQTRQVLCISLSRQATPEQIRDVVQAWLMRQAKRIFQERLDHFAPLLGVQWKKLSLSNAGTRWGSARVDGSIRLNWRLVHFKMSVLDYVVAHELSHLRVMDHSPRFWDTVRTLVPDYAAQRALLKSEAVPRWD, encoded by the coding sequence ATGCACCCGCTGCTGCGCTTCACGCTCGATTTGTTTGAGCCAAATCAGCCCCCAGCCCAGGTGGAAAAAGGGCCAGTAGCTCCCAAAAAAGCAGCAGACTTTAGCCATCCCCAGGCCAACCGCGAGGTGTCGCTGGGCCAGACCCGGGTGGCCTATGCCTTTAACCGCGGGCAGCGGCGCAGCATCGGTTTCAGCGTCAGCGTGGACGGTCTGGCGGTGCGTGCGCCCAAATGGGTCACCCTGCGCGATGTGGATGCCGCATTACAGGCCAAAGCCAGCTGGATTCTGCGCAAGTTGCACGACAGCCGCGAGCGCCAGACCCGCCTGGCCGACCAGCACATCGTCTGGCAGGACGGCGCCGAGCTGCCGTTTCTGGGCCAAACCCTCACCCTGCGGCTGGACCCCGAACACCGCTTTGGCGCCGCTGGCGCCCAGCTGTTGACCGAGGACGTGGCCGCAGCGCCCGATCAGGCCGCGCAGACGCGCCAGGTTTTGTGCATCAGCCTGTCGCGCCAGGCCACACCCGAGCAGATCCGCGACGTGGTGCAAGCCTGGCTGATGCGCCAGGCCAAGCGTATTTTTCAGGAGCGGCTTGACCACTTTGCGCCGCTGCTTGGTGTGCAATGGAAAAAGCTCTCGCTCAGCAACGCGGGCACGCGCTGGGGCAGTGCGCGTGTGGATGGCTCGATCCGCCTGAACTGGCGGCTGGTGCACTTCAAGATGTCGGTGCTGGACTATGTGGTGGCCCATGAACTGAGCCACCTGCGGGTGATGGACCACAGCCCCCGCTTCTGGGACACCGTGCGCACTCTGGTGCCCGACTACGCCGCGCAACGCGCTTTGCTCAAGAGTGAGGCTGTGCCCAGGTGGGATTGA
- a CDS encoding lysophospholipid acyltransferase family protein, with the protein MAWIRSVLHLLWMAITVIPWTIGVVLVSFVASRASAWWVAVNWFRVVMWGTRVILGVRMEVQGYENLPLGKASAAVLLSKHQSTLETLWLPTIMPHPLAFVFKRELLKIPFFGWSMARLDMIHINRESRTVAMKHVIEQGKRLLGQGTWVMMFPEGTRMPRGEEGTYQTAGTRLAVESGAPVVPIAVATARCWPKQGFVKHPGVVRVSIGPLMESTGRDPKALMREAQAWIEAEMRRIDPEAYP; encoded by the coding sequence ATGGCCTGGATTCGCTCGGTTTTGCATTTGCTGTGGATGGCCATCACGGTCATTCCCTGGACCATCGGTGTTGTGCTGGTGTCTTTCGTGGCCTCACGGGCTTCGGCCTGGTGGGTGGCGGTGAACTGGTTTCGTGTTGTGATGTGGGGCACCCGGGTGATCCTGGGGGTGCGCATGGAGGTGCAGGGTTACGAGAACCTGCCGCTGGGCAAAGCCAGCGCCGCGGTGTTGTTGTCCAAACACCAGTCCACGCTCGAGACACTGTGGTTGCCCACGATCATGCCGCACCCGCTGGCCTTTGTGTTCAAACGCGAGTTGCTCAAGATCCCGTTTTTTGGCTGGTCGATGGCGCGCCTGGACATGATCCACATCAACCGCGAGTCACGCACCGTGGCCATGAAACATGTGATCGAGCAGGGCAAACGCCTGCTCGGCCAGGGCACCTGGGTCATGATGTTCCCCGAAGGCACGCGTATGCCGCGCGGTGAAGAGGGCACCTACCAGACGGCCGGCACACGGCTGGCGGTGGAGAGCGGCGCGCCTGTGGTGCCGATTGCAGTGGCCACCGCCCGCTGCTGGCCCAAGCAAGGTTTTGTCAAACACCCCGGTGTGGTGCGGGTGTCGATTGGCCCGCTGATGGAGAGCACCGGGCGCGACCCCAAAGCCCTGATGCGTGAGGCCCAAGCCTGGATCGAGGCCGAAATGCGCCGCATCGACCCCGAGGCCTATCCTTGA
- the gmhB gene encoding D-glycero-beta-D-manno-heptose 1,7-bisphosphate 7-phosphatase — MTPHKLVILDRDGTINVDSLDYIKSAAEWQALPGALEAIARLNHAGWHVVVVSNQSGLGRGLFEVSDLNEIHAKMHQELADVGGRIDAIFYCPHSPDDACSCRKPAPGLFEQVGERYGIHLKGVPAVGDSARDLVAAVAVGCEPHLVLTGKGEVHKGRSLPDVFPAQTVVHADLSAFVDHLLAREAEAS, encoded by the coding sequence ATGACACCCCACAAACTGGTCATTCTGGACCGAGACGGCACCATCAACGTCGACAGCCTGGACTACATCAAGTCGGCCGCCGAGTGGCAGGCTTTGCCCGGCGCGCTCGAAGCCATTGCCCGGCTCAACCACGCGGGCTGGCATGTGGTGGTGGTGTCCAACCAGTCGGGCCTGGGGCGCGGGCTGTTCGAGGTGTCGGACCTCAACGAGATCCACGCCAAGATGCACCAGGAACTGGCCGACGTGGGTGGCCGTATTGACGCCATCTTTTATTGCCCCCATTCACCCGACGATGCCTGCAGCTGCCGCAAACCGGCGCCGGGCCTGTTTGAGCAGGTGGGTGAGCGCTACGGCATCCACCTCAAAGGGGTGCCCGCAGTGGGGGACTCGGCGCGTGATCTGGTCGCGGCGGTGGCCGTGGGTTGTGAGCCGCACCTGGTGCTCACCGGCAAGGGTGAGGTCCACAAAGGCCGCAGCCTGCCCGATGTGTTTCCGGCCCAAACCGTGGTGCATGCGGATTTGTCGGCCTTTGTTGACCACCTGTTGGCCCGTGAAGCCGAGGCCAGTTGA
- the glyS gene encoding glycine--tRNA ligase subunit beta produces MRNLLVELFVEELPPKALKKLGEAFAGQLAEQLRALGLANGVSMVTPFASPRRLAAHITHVAAKAADKAVQQKLMPVSVGLDANGLATPALLKKLQALGVDVSDPVFAVAGLRKAVDGKAEALFYDSQVSGATLDVGLQQALDVALSKLPIPKVMSYQLETDCELPGWTSVNFVRPAHGLVALHGDTVVPVKVLGLTAGNSTQGHRFEATKSPVVLEDADSYAQTLREDGAVIASFAERRADIVQQLKAAAAQVGHGVRAIEDEALLDEVTALVERPHVLVCQFEPEFLDVPQECLILTMKANQKYFPLLDAQGKLTNQFLVVSNINPQDASAVVGGNERVVRPRLADAKFFYDQDRKKTLASRVAGLDKVVYHNKLGTQGERMGRVCDIARAIAELLVSTGAGSDLVTTADTAARLAKTDLLTDMVGEFPELQGIMGAYYALNDGLSTEVAQAIEDHYKPRFAGDDLPRNLTGVVVALADKLETLVGLFGIGNLPTGDKDPFALRRHALGVIRMLVEKDLPLSLAELLEAAIPVFGDKIADPTVALTDFIFDRLAGSLREQGFSALEVDAVLALRPQRLGEVPKRLAAVRAFAALPEAPALAAANKRISNILKKADAAAVADAHVSELLLQEPAEQALYAAMQDITPRAQAQLDAGDYATSLQTLAALRVPVDAFFEDVMVNAEALDLRLNRLGLLKTLHQAMNQVADLSRLAA; encoded by the coding sequence GTGAGAAACCTGCTTGTTGAACTGTTTGTTGAAGAACTGCCCCCCAAGGCGCTCAAAAAATTGGGTGAAGCTTTTGCCGGCCAGTTGGCTGAGCAACTGCGCGCGCTGGGTCTGGCCAATGGCGTGTCGATGGTGACACCGTTTGCCTCGCCACGCCGCCTGGCGGCCCACATCACCCATGTGGCGGCCAAAGCGGCTGACAAAGCCGTGCAGCAAAAGCTGATGCCGGTGAGCGTCGGGCTGGATGCCAACGGCCTGGCCACGCCAGCGCTGCTCAAGAAGCTGCAGGCCCTCGGTGTGGACGTGTCGGACCCGGTGTTTGCGGTCGCTGGTTTGCGCAAGGCGGTGGATGGCAAAGCCGAGGCGCTGTTTTATGACAGCCAGGTCAGCGGTGCCACGCTGGACGTGGGCCTGCAGCAGGCGCTGGACGTGGCGCTGAGCAAGCTGCCGATCCCCAAGGTCATGAGTTACCAGCTTGAGACAGATTGCGAGCTGCCCGGCTGGACCAGCGTCAACTTTGTGCGCCCGGCCCATGGTCTGGTGGCGCTGCATGGCGACACCGTGGTGCCGGTCAAGGTGCTGGGCCTCACAGCAGGTAACAGCACCCAGGGTCACCGTTTTGAGGCGACCAAGTCGCCGGTGGTGCTGGAAGACGCCGACAGCTACGCCCAGACCCTGCGAGAGGACGGTGCGGTGATCGCCAGTTTTGCCGAACGCCGTGCCGACATCGTTCAGCAGCTAAAAGCCGCTGCAGCCCAGGTAGGACATGGGGTGCGTGCTATTGAAGATGAAGCTTTGCTGGACGAGGTGACGGCCCTGGTAGAGCGCCCCCATGTGCTGGTGTGCCAGTTTGAGCCCGAGTTTCTGGACGTGCCGCAAGAGTGCCTGATTCTGACCATGAAGGCCAACCAGAAGTATTTCCCGCTGCTTGATGCACAAGGCAAGCTCACCAACCAGTTCCTGGTGGTCAGCAACATCAACCCGCAGGATGCCAGCGCGGTGGTGGGTGGCAACGAGCGTGTGGTGCGCCCGCGCCTGGCCGATGCCAAGTTCTTCTATGACCAAGACCGCAAAAAGACCCTGGCTTCACGTGTGGCCGGGCTCGACAAGGTGGTCTACCACAACAAACTCGGCACCCAGGGTGAACGCATGGGGCGGGTCTGCGACATCGCCCGCGCCATTGCCGAGCTGCTGGTGTCCACCGGCGCCGGGTCTGATCTGGTGACAACAGCCGACACCGCCGCACGTCTGGCCAAGACCGATTTGCTGACCGACATGGTCGGTGAGTTCCCTGAGTTGCAAGGCATCATGGGTGCTTATTACGCCCTCAATGACGGCCTGAGCACCGAGGTGGCCCAAGCGATTGAAGACCACTACAAACCCCGCTTTGCCGGTGACGATCTGCCCCGCAATCTGACCGGTGTGGTGGTGGCCCTGGCCGACAAGTTGGAGACCCTGGTCGGTCTGTTTGGCATTGGCAACCTGCCCACGGGTGACAAAGACCCGTTTGCGCTGCGCCGCCACGCGCTTGGTGTGATCCGCATGCTGGTTGAAAAGGATTTGCCGCTGAGCCTGGCTGAGTTGCTGGAAGCCGCCATTCCGGTGTTTGGTGACAAGATTGCCGACCCCACTGTGGCCTTGACCGACTTCATCTTTGACCGCCTGGCGGGCTCTCTGCGCGAGCAAGGCTTCAGCGCCCTCGAAGTCGACGCGGTGCTGGCCCTGCGCCCGCAGCGCCTGGGTGAGGTGCCCAAGCGCCTGGCTGCCGTGCGCGCCTTTGCTGCTTTGCCTGAAGCACCGGCACTCGCCGCAGCCAACAAACGCATCAGCAACATCCTCAAAAAAGCCGACGCCGCTGCCGTGGCCGACGCCCATGTCAGTGAACTGCTGCTGCAAGAACCTGCTGAGCAAGCGCTCTACGCAGCCATGCAGGACATCACCCCACGTGCCCAGGCCCAGCTGGACGCCGGTGACTACGCGACCTCCTTGCAAACCCTGGCCGCTTTGCGTGTGCCGGTGGACGCGTTTTTTGAGGATGTGATGGTCAACGCCGAGGCGCTGGACCTGCGCCTGAACCGCCTGGGTCTGCTCAAAACCCTGCACCAGGCGATGAACCAGGTGGCTGACCTCTCGCGCCTGGCGGCCTGA
- the glyQ gene encoding glycine--tRNA ligase subunit alpha, with product MLTFQQIILKLQSYWDAQGCALLQPYDMEVGAGTSHTATFLRALGPEPWKAAYVQPSRRPKDGRYGENPNRLQHYYQYQVVLKPAPSNILELYLGSLEALGFDLQKNDIRFVEDDWENPTLGAWGLGWEVWLNGMEVTQFTYFQQVGGIDCKPITGEITYGLERLAMYLQGVDNVYNLTWTTAADGRTLSYGDVYKQNEVEQSTYNFEHSDADFLFTAFTAHEKQAKHLMDVQLALPAYEQVLKCAHSFNLLDARGAISVTERAAYIGRIRNLARGVAQSYRDSRARLGYPMADSQIAALVLGNEGIDAVTDAARQAELSRAFMWSALTDKNQETQKVAL from the coding sequence ATGTTGACCTTCCAGCAAATCATCTTGAAACTGCAGTCCTACTGGGACGCCCAGGGCTGCGCGTTGTTGCAGCCCTATGACATGGAAGTTGGTGCCGGCACCTCACACACCGCCACGTTTTTGAGAGCCCTGGGGCCGGAGCCCTGGAAGGCGGCCTATGTGCAGCCCAGCCGCCGCCCCAAAGACGGCCGTTATGGTGAGAACCCAAACCGCCTGCAACACTACTACCAATACCAGGTGGTGCTCAAACCCGCACCGAGCAACATCCTGGAGCTGTACCTGGGCTCACTCGAAGCGCTGGGCTTTGATTTGCAGAAAAACGACATCCGTTTTGTTGAAGACGACTGGGAAAACCCGACGCTGGGCGCCTGGGGCCTGGGCTGGGAAGTCTGGCTCAATGGCATGGAAGTGACCCAGTTCACCTACTTTCAGCAAGTGGGTGGCATCGACTGCAAACCGATCACCGGTGAAATCACCTACGGCCTGGAGCGCCTGGCGATGTACCTGCAAGGTGTGGACAACGTCTACAACCTGACCTGGACCACGGCGGCAGACGGTCGCACGCTGTCTTACGGCGACGTCTACAAACAAAACGAGGTGGAGCAGTCCACCTACAACTTCGAACACAGCGACGCCGACTTCCTGTTCACCGCGTTCACCGCGCATGAAAAACAGGCAAAACACCTGATGGACGTGCAGCTGGCCTTGCCCGCGTATGAGCAGGTGCTCAAGTGTGCGCACAGCTTCAACCTGCTGGACGCCCGTGGCGCCATCAGCGTGACCGAACGCGCCGCCTACATCGGCCGCATCCGCAACCTGGCCCGCGGTGTGGCGCAAAGTTACCGCGACAGCCGCGCCCGCCTGGGTTACCCGATGGCCGACAGCCAGATTGCGGCCCTGGTTCTGGGCAACGAGGGCATCGATGCCGTCACCGACGCTGCGCGCCAAGCCGAGCTGAGCCGTGCCTTCATGTGGAGTGCGCTGACCGATAAAAACCAAGAGACCCAGAAGGTGGCCCTGTGA
- the lnt gene encoding apolipoprotein N-acyltransferase — protein sequence MFETPRRSTPLIRWLLLLAAGAFQAASLAWPLATPDALHFLGLTRGQPVWWLQLVSMAVLVALLTRCRTAREAAWGGWLFTLAWLSLTFAWLFVSMHTYGGLPAPLAVLAVLALAGALALYYAAVSWMFWHLGLINKGLSDLVFASLWLLAELARGQWLTGFGWGAVGYAQLDGPLQAWLPWVGLYGVSWLAAWLAAVLVTLLGGTRAKHKGATVLLVLVVVGLPLVWPASAGLDRGKLSVTLLQGNIAQEEKFEPATGVLKALRWYGAQLQASQSELIITPETAIAVLPQQLPEGYWQALQQRFASGQQAALVGLPLGGLSEGYTNSVVGFAPGQTTPWRYDKHHLVPFGEFIPPMFRWFIDMMHIPLGDFNRGGLPQPSFDWQGQRLATSICFENLFSEEMATQFVDASTAPTILVNLSNLGWFGEHLAMDQHLHIARTRALEFDRPFLLATNTGQTAIVSRQGQVLQALAPHTAAALHGTVQGRSGITPYAAWVSRFGQWPLWLLAMGIVLGAAWRRWSSPRF from the coding sequence TTGTTTGAAACACCGCGTCGTTCGACGCCCCTGATCCGCTGGCTGCTGCTGTTGGCCGCAGGTGCCTTTCAGGCGGCCAGCCTGGCCTGGCCTCTCGCTACGCCAGACGCTCTCCATTTTCTGGGACTCACGCGCGGCCAGCCGGTCTGGTGGCTGCAGCTGGTGTCCATGGCCGTGTTGGTGGCCTTGCTCACACGGTGCCGTACCGCGCGTGAAGCGGCCTGGGGCGGCTGGTTGTTCACGCTGGCCTGGTTGTCACTGACTTTTGCCTGGTTATTTGTGTCCATGCACACCTATGGCGGTTTGCCTGCGCCGCTGGCAGTTCTGGCGGTGTTGGCGCTGGCGGGTGCCTTGGCCCTGTATTACGCCGCTGTTTCATGGATGTTTTGGCATCTGGGCCTTATCAATAAAGGGCTGAGTGATCTTGTTTTTGCATCCTTGTGGTTGTTGGCTGAACTGGCTCGAGGGCAGTGGTTGACCGGTTTTGGCTGGGGGGCGGTGGGCTACGCGCAGCTTGATGGGCCTTTGCAGGCCTGGTTGCCCTGGGTTGGCCTGTACGGTGTGAGCTGGCTGGCCGCCTGGTTGGCCGCTGTGCTGGTGACGCTGCTGGGTGGGACACGCGCCAAACACAAGGGGGCCACGGTGCTGCTGGTCCTGGTGGTTGTTGGTTTGCCGCTGGTCTGGCCCGCTTCTGCGGGGCTTGATCGAGGCAAGCTCAGCGTCACGCTGTTGCAAGGCAACATCGCCCAAGAGGAGAAGTTCGAGCCCGCCACCGGTGTGCTCAAGGCCTTGCGCTGGTACGGCGCGCAGTTGCAAGCCAGCCAAAGTGAACTCATCATCACGCCCGAAACGGCGATTGCGGTATTGCCACAACAGTTGCCCGAGGGTTATTGGCAGGCGCTGCAGCAGCGTTTTGCCAGCGGCCAGCAGGCGGCGCTGGTGGGTTTGCCGCTCGGTGGTCTGTCAGAGGGCTATACCAACTCGGTGGTGGGTTTTGCGCCTGGGCAAACCACCCCCTGGCGCTACGACAAACACCACCTGGTGCCTTTTGGCGAGTTCATCCCGCCGATGTTTCGCTGGTTCATCGACATGATGCACATCCCGCTGGGTGACTTCAATCGGGGAGGGCTGCCCCAGCCCAGCTTTGATTGGCAGGGGCAGCGTCTGGCCACCAGCATCTGTTTTGAAAACCTGTTCAGCGAAGAGATGGCGACCCAGTTTGTGGACGCTTCAACCGCGCCGACCATCCTGGTCAACCTCAGCAACCTGGGCTGGTTTGGTGAACACCTGGCCATGGACCAGCATCTGCACATTGCCCGCACCCGTGCGCTCGAATTTGACCGTCCGTTTTTGCTGGCCACCAACACCGGGCAGACCGCCATCGTGAGCCGCCAAGGGCAGGTGCTGCAAGCGCTGGCTCCGCATACCGCCGCGGCGCTGCACGGCACGGTGCAGGGGCGCTCGGGCATCACGCCCTATGCGGCCTGGGTGTCCCGGTTTGGCCAGTGGCCGTTGTGGCTGCTGGCGATGGGCATCGTGTTGGGCGCCGCCTGGCGGCGCTGGTCGTCACCGCGTTTTTAA
- a CDS encoding HlyC/CorC family transporter: MSDPYPARPEREDTRTFLQKVAEFINPGPDSTAELIETLVDAEHNQLIGADSRKMLEGVIRMAEMTAGDVMVPTPRMELVNIEDPYDVMMHGVIDTAHSRFPVFEGERENIIGILMAKDLLKLQRAPDLNIRALLRPAVFVPESKGLNDLLRDFQSNHNHLAIVIDEFGRVAGLITIEDVLEQIVGEIEDEFDLDDDEGDIFGLADRTYRVSGDTLIERVEATFGVTLDSTDPEDDFETIGGLIAHEMGHVPKRGEHHIMSGLDFAVLHTKGGAVKWFKVSPVPQNPA, encoded by the coding sequence GTGTCCGACCCTTACCCTGCCCGTCCTGAACGGGAAGACACCCGCACCTTTTTGCAAAAAGTCGCGGAATTCATCAACCCCGGTCCTGACTCCACCGCCGAGCTCATCGAGACCCTGGTAGATGCTGAACACAATCAGCTCATAGGCGCAGATTCGCGCAAGATGCTTGAAGGCGTCATCCGCATGGCCGAGATGACGGCAGGGGATGTGATGGTGCCCACCCCCCGCATGGAGTTGGTCAACATCGAGGACCCCTATGACGTGATGATGCACGGTGTGATCGATACCGCGCATTCCCGCTTCCCGGTGTTTGAGGGGGAACGCGAGAACATCATCGGCATTCTGATGGCCAAGGACCTGCTCAAACTCCAGCGTGCGCCTGACCTCAACATCCGTGCTTTGTTGCGACCGGCGGTGTTTGTGCCCGAGAGCAAAGGCTTGAACGACCTGCTGCGTGATTTCCAGAGTAACCACAACCACCTGGCGATCGTGATCGACGAGTTTGGCCGGGTTGCCGGATTGATCACCATCGAGGATGTGCTGGAACAAATTGTGGGTGAGATCGAAGACGAGTTTGATCTGGACGATGACGAGGGCGACATCTTCGGCTTGGCGGACCGCACCTACCGCGTCAGTGGTGACACCTTGATTGAACGTGTGGAAGCCACCTTTGGTGTGACCCTCGACAGCACCGACCCCGAAGACGATTTCGAAACCATCGGCGGGCTGATTGCCCACGAGATGGGCCATGTGCCCAAACGGGGTGAACATCACATCATGTCCGGCTTGGACTTTGCCGTCCTGCACACCAAAGGCGGTGCGGTGAAGTGGTTCAAGGTCTCGCCTGTGCCGCAGAATCCGGCCTGA
- a CDS encoding GNAT family N-acetyltransferase: MLETITSTDDTESRARPSRGAVHLEKKTVVARPADLMVPIRSLGENHRGRIGEHLLALSPQDRYFRFGFTAKDAQIQAYVDGLNFERDEIFGIYNRRLKLIGMAHLAYSSADRVSASSEFGVSVSEHVRGRGYGARLFERAVMHARNEGVTAMYVHVLSENTAMLKIARRGGATVVRDGSESEAYLRLTPATFQTQVTEIMEEHLAQANYHLKAQAKQFWDTIGRFQHAWRPAKEDSPSE; encoded by the coding sequence ATGCTTGAAACGATCACCTCCACCGACGATACCGAGAGCCGCGCTCGGCCATCCAGAGGTGCGGTGCATCTTGAGAAAAAGACCGTTGTAGCTCGGCCGGCCGACCTGATGGTGCCGATACGCTCGCTGGGTGAGAACCATCGCGGACGCATTGGTGAACACCTATTGGCCTTGAGCCCCCAGGATCGGTACTTCCGTTTTGGTTTTACCGCCAAGGATGCGCAGATTCAGGCGTACGTGGATGGCCTTAATTTTGAGCGTGACGAAATTTTTGGCATCTACAACCGGCGCCTCAAGTTGATTGGCATGGCGCACTTGGCGTATTCGAGTGCTGATCGTGTCAGCGCGTCTTCCGAGTTTGGTGTGTCGGTTTCCGAGCATGTGCGTGGGCGGGGTTATGGTGCACGCCTGTTCGAGCGCGCCGTCATGCACGCTCGCAATGAAGGTGTGACCGCCATGTATGTGCATGTGCTCAGTGAAAACACCGCCATGCTGAAAATCGCGCGCCGGGGTGGTGCGACGGTGGTGCGTGATGGCTCTGAATCCGAGGCATACCTGCGCTTGACACCGGCGACCTTCCAAACCCAGGTGACCGAGATCATGGAAGAGCATTTGGCCCAGGCCAATTACCACCTCAAGGCCCAGGCCAAACAGTTCTGGGACACGATTGGGCGATTCCAGCACGCCTGGCGCCCCGCCAAAGAAGACAGCCCCAGCGAATGA
- a CDS encoding FFLEELY motif protein, which yields MEASTRIREALAQVSELRGMALHNPALSSAVSEVKAIQARRFADTYQDMLASPVYSGCATFFLEELYSERDYSRRDAQFAKVAAAIQHTFPAQVVEIAVTLAELHHVTEALDLEMAQSWIDLDHLPTPAARYQACWRRVGQQPKRQWQLNTVLGIGSELSVLTRKVGLRWLLKMMRKPAELAGLGNLQSFLETGFDHFGSLAKDPDAVKTFLVAIQKRESEWINGLFEDRGDI from the coding sequence ATGGAAGCGTCCACACGAATCAGGGAAGCGTTGGCACAGGTCTCCGAGCTGCGCGGGATGGCTTTACACAACCCGGCATTGTCCAGCGCTGTGTCGGAAGTCAAGGCGATACAAGCCAGACGCTTTGCCGACACTTACCAAGACATGTTGGCGTCGCCAGTCTATTCAGGCTGCGCCACTTTTTTTCTGGAAGAGTTGTACAGCGAACGTGATTACAGCCGCCGTGACGCCCAGTTTGCGAAAGTGGCTGCCGCCATCCAGCACACCTTCCCTGCTCAGGTTGTCGAGATTGCCGTCACGCTGGCCGAACTTCACCATGTGACAGAAGCACTTGATTTGGAGATGGCCCAGAGCTGGATAGATTTAGACCACCTACCAACGCCTGCAGCACGTTATCAAGCGTGTTGGCGCAGAGTGGGCCAACAGCCCAAACGCCAATGGCAACTCAACACGGTATTGGGCATCGGTAGCGAGTTAAGCGTCTTGACCCGCAAAGTGGGCTTGCGCTGGTTGTTGAAGATGATGCGTAAACCGGCCGAACTGGCTGGCCTGGGCAATTTGCAGAGCTTTCTTGAAACAGGGTTCGATCACTTCGGCAGTCTCGCCAAAGACCCTGATGCAGTGAAGACGTTTCTGGTTGCCATCCAAAAGCGTGAAAGCGAATGGATCAACGGGCTGTTTGAAGACCGCGGCGATATCTGA